Proteins encoded in a region of the Hippopotamus amphibius kiboko isolate mHipAmp2 chromosome 11, mHipAmp2.hap2, whole genome shotgun sequence genome:
- the LOC130830827 gene encoding olfactory receptor 2J3-like — MDISNASSDGNFILLGFSDQPQLEPIISVTVLLFYIMTLINNTAIILMSFLDSRLQTPMYFFLSNLSFLDICYTTSIVPQMLINLWGPNKLITYVGCILQFFFAFDFGATECLLLAIMAYDRYAAVCQPLHYMVIMHPQFCKKMVAASWLTGLCGALSMSSFAFTLPLCGHRVDNFFCEMPAFLKIACEYTKVMDVTIYTLGVIYLLLPLFFILISYGIITQAVTKIRSGRGWKKVLNTCGSHLTVVSLFYGSAIYMYLQPKKGSTHEVDKFLTLFYTIITPSLNPLIYTLRNKDVKGALKWLFIRIQDSEQMSIK; from the coding sequence ATGGACATATCCAATGCCAGCTCAGATGGTAACTTCATTTTGCTGGGCTTTTCCGATCAACCCCAACTGGAGCCTATTATCTCTGTGACTGTTTTGCTCTTCTATATCATGACTCTCATAAACAACACAGCAATTATCCTGATGTCTTTTCTGGACAGCCGACTTCAgacacccatgtacttcttcctcagtaACCTCTCATTTTTGGACATCTGTTACACAACTAGTATTGTTCCCCAGATGTTGATAAATCTGTGGGGGCCAAACAAATTGATTACTTATGTGGGTTGTATTCTACAGTTCTTCTTTGCCTTTGACTTCGGTGCAACAGAATGCCTTCTATTAGCTAttatggcctatgaccgctatgcaGCAGTCTGCCAGCCCCTGCACTACATGGTTATCATGCACCCTCAGTTTTGTAAGAAGATGGTAGCAGCATCATGGTTGACTGGCCTGTGTGGTGCCCTGAGTATGAGCTCCTTTGCTTTTACACTGCCACTATGTGGTCACAGAGTCGATAACTTCTTTTGTGAGATGCCTGCCTTTCTTAAGATAGCCTGTGAGTACACCAAAGTAATGGACGTTACCATTTACACACTTGGAGTAATTTACCTTCTTTTGCCACTATTTTTCATTCTCATCTCATATGGAATCATCACTCAAGCTGTGACTAAGATCAGGTCAGGCAGAGGATGGAAGAAGGTGCTTAACACCTGTGGCTCTCACCTCACTGTGGTCAGCCTCTTTTATGGCAGTGCCATCTACATgtacttgcagccaaaaaaaggtTCCACACATGAAGTGGATAAATTTCTTACCCTCTTTTACACCATTATCACCCCAAGTCTTAACCCACTAATATATACTCTGAGGAATAAAGATGTTAAAGGGGCATTAAAATGGCTTTTTATAAGAATTCAGGATTCAGAACAAATGTCAATCAAATAG